From the genome of Edaphobacter dinghuensis, one region includes:
- a CDS encoding rhamnogalacturonan acetylesterase produces the protein MKKQSCLQAVFLFAFVAVFLLAGSIALAQVTQIPVEPGSPTDPAVHAKLGLPMPANPHLPTLFIVGDSTVRNGHGDGAHGQWGWGEPIVCFFDTLKINVVNRAIGGRSSRTYITEGHWADTLALMKPGDIVLFQFGHNDSGPLDDTARARGTIPGVGNESREIENPILKRHETVHTYGWYMRQYVTDTLAKGAIPIVCSPIPRKLWKDGKVIRNSDNYGGWAKQVAEQQHVAFIDLNAIIARHYDELGEQKVEPLFADPHTHTSWAGAVLNAQCVVAGLKALPHDPLAAYFSAKGKAVVPDAGS, from the coding sequence ATGAAGAAACAATCCTGCCTCCAAGCCGTATTCCTGTTTGCCTTTGTCGCGGTCTTCCTTCTTGCTGGTTCGATAGCGCTGGCGCAGGTTACGCAGATACCAGTAGAGCCGGGCTCGCCCACGGATCCCGCAGTTCATGCCAAGCTTGGGTTGCCGATGCCTGCCAATCCTCATCTGCCGACGCTCTTTATCGTCGGCGATTCTACGGTTCGTAACGGCCACGGCGATGGTGCTCATGGGCAGTGGGGGTGGGGAGAGCCGATCGTTTGCTTCTTCGACACGTTGAAGATTAATGTCGTTAATCGTGCGATCGGCGGTCGCAGTAGCCGTACTTATATTACCGAGGGACATTGGGCCGATACGCTTGCATTGATGAAGCCCGGCGACATCGTTCTCTTTCAGTTTGGACACAACGATTCGGGACCGCTGGACGATACCGCTCGCGCTCGCGGAACTATTCCAGGTGTTGGCAATGAGAGTAGAGAGATCGAAAATCCGATTCTCAAGCGGCATGAGACTGTACACACCTATGGTTGGTATATGCGCCAGTATGTGACTGATACTCTTGCAAAAGGAGCCATTCCGATTGTCTGCTCTCCGATTCCACGTAAGCTATGGAAGGATGGCAAGGTCATTCGTAACTCCGATAACTACGGTGGATGGGCGAAGCAGGTCGCTGAACAGCAACATGTGGCATTCATTGATCTGAATGCGATTATTGCGCGCCACTACGACGAGCTTGGCGAACAGAAAGTAGAGCCCTTGTTCGCTGATCCGCATACGCATACCAGTTGGGCAGGTGCGGTACTGAATGCCCAGTGCGTTGTGGCTGGATTGAAGGCTCTGCCTCATGACCCACTAGCAGCCTATTTTTCGGCCAAGGGAAAAGCTGTTGTTCCAGATGCGGGTAGCTAA
- a CDS encoding multicopper oxidase family protein has translation MPISRRRLLSHGLYTSAGLALSKHASAIGQTMASPPQVRSGVKLARYVDPLPIPSLISAIGSSNKIIDIEMRQFRQRVHRDLPPTTLWGYNGSWPGPTIEVQSGQALSINWTSKLPTRHLFRVDHSIHGAESSIPEVRNVAHIHGACVLPDDDGFPEAWFTANGEHGPKFNPRPSFYPNGQSSTALWYHDHCMGITRLNIYAGLAGFYLIRDEAERTLNLPSGEYEVPLMLQDRLFHRDGSLYYPTVVNGPREHPLWIQEFYGDMNCVNGMVMPFLEVEPRKYRFRILNAANSRFYHLRLFNTDGAGKSLDDSFDDVPSFQQIGTDGGLLPTPLELRYLLIGPAERFDIVIDFSNFKGKYFSLVNDAPAPYTMGGQYVAEDVMLFKVTKPLSGKDTSTVPDTLVPFEALEPTYATRERMLLVSEKERPSDGYVIIGLLGDARWHDPITEDPKAGSTEIWSFVNITGDVHPLHIHLVQFQVLNRQPFDVQTYQQTGKIVFTGKPMAPESNERPAHKDTIKSYPGFVTRVIQRFDLPQGAPTTPGEELVYVWHCHILEHEDNEMMRPYKVVI, from the coding sequence ATGCCAATAAGCAGACGTCGACTGCTTAGCCACGGGCTCTACACCTCAGCAGGGCTTGCGCTCAGCAAACACGCGTCGGCAATCGGCCAGACCATGGCTTCTCCTCCGCAAGTAAGAAGCGGAGTAAAACTTGCGCGTTACGTAGATCCTCTGCCTATACCTTCACTCATCAGCGCAATCGGCAGTTCGAACAAGATCATCGACATCGAAATGCGCCAGTTTCGTCAGCGAGTACATCGCGACCTGCCGCCAACTACACTCTGGGGGTATAACGGTTCCTGGCCGGGGCCTACCATTGAAGTGCAAAGCGGTCAGGCTCTCAGTATTAACTGGACGAGCAAGCTACCCACCAGGCATCTCTTCCGTGTCGACCATTCCATCCACGGAGCTGAGTCTTCTATTCCGGAGGTTCGCAATGTCGCGCATATCCATGGAGCCTGCGTTCTACCTGATGACGACGGCTTCCCTGAAGCCTGGTTTACGGCTAACGGAGAGCACGGCCCCAAATTCAATCCGCGTCCCTCTTTTTACCCAAATGGCCAATCCTCCACGGCACTGTGGTATCACGACCATTGTATGGGTATCACCCGGCTCAACATTTACGCAGGCCTGGCCGGCTTTTATCTCATCCGCGACGAGGCCGAGCGAACATTAAATCTTCCCAGCGGCGAATACGAAGTGCCACTCATGTTGCAGGACCGACTCTTCCATCGTGACGGCTCTCTCTACTATCCAACGGTGGTTAACGGTCCTAGAGAACATCCTCTATGGATACAGGAGTTCTATGGCGACATGAACTGCGTCAATGGCATGGTCATGCCGTTTCTCGAGGTCGAACCGCGCAAGTATCGGTTCCGTATCCTCAACGCCGCCAACTCCCGTTTCTATCATCTACGACTATTCAATACAGACGGCGCCGGTAAGTCCCTCGATGACTCCTTTGACGACGTACCCTCCTTCCAGCAAATCGGCACCGATGGCGGCCTACTTCCAACTCCGCTCGAGCTACGCTATCTGCTCATCGGACCGGCCGAGCGTTTCGACATTGTCATTGATTTCTCAAACTTCAAAGGAAAGTATTTCTCTCTCGTCAACGACGCCCCGGCTCCCTACACGATGGGAGGCCAGTATGTAGCAGAAGACGTAATGTTATTTAAAGTAACGAAGCCGCTCTCAGGTAAAGACACAAGCACTGTGCCAGACACTCTCGTTCCCTTTGAAGCCCTCGAACCCACTTACGCTACGCGCGAGCGCATGCTGCTTGTCTCCGAAAAAGAGCGTCCGTCCGACGGCTACGTTATCATCGGCCTGCTCGGCGATGCGCGTTGGCACGACCCTATCACCGAAGATCCCAAAGCCGGAAGCACTGAAATCTGGTCCTTCGTCAACATTACCGGCGACGTGCATCCTTTACATATTCATCTCGTGCAGTTTCAGGTCTTAAATCGGCAGCCCTTCGATGTTCAGACCTACCAGCAGACTGGCAAAATTGTCTTCACCGGCAAGCCCATGGCCCCCGAAAGTAATGAGCGGCCAGCACATAAGGACACCATCAAGTCCTACCCGGGCTTCGTCACGCGAGTGATCCAACGCTTTGATCTACCGCAGGGAGCACCCACTACGCCGGGGGAAGAACTTGTTTACGTATGGCACTGCCACATTCTCGAACACGAAGACAACGAGATGATGCGACCATATAAAGTCGTTATCTAA
- a CDS encoding alkaline phosphatase family protein yields MKSKRKINAPNGTLKCGAMMLIALQVFAAMPQSAYAQNSEPHTTTPIKHVIVIIGENRTFDHVFATYTPREGETVSNLLSKGIIRANGKPGPNYALSAQFSALDSTTAGSGTYTNSPQSKSIYGVLPAVLAGGPEAPTVAGPAPFTTLKVAKLADHGLAKAYDRFLLTGATGIPAGQIDTRISNATYLREGVYQLSGPKMPYDAYTNSPVHRFFQMWQQTDCNADYATFDNPSGCQNDLFPWVEVSVGTGSNGNPQPSNFDDTTTGEGATSMGFYNMAQGDAPYFKELADKYTISDNFHQSVMGGTGANHIMFGFGDAIFYTNPHGVAVRPPTNQIENPNPQTSTNDYYDQDGYSGGSYVNCGDISQPGVPAVTNYLQSLQRPIKTNCVKGDYYLVNNYNPGYNGDGTLASQLSPYTIPPTSQKSIGDDLVAHHVPFKYFGEDWDLYVTDPTESNTFDEYCNICNPFQYQTQFMGTQAARQQYIADTTELYEDIDTGNLPPVSIVKPSGFNDGHPASSKLDLFEGFTKKIIDQVKANPKLWDNTAIFITEDEGGGYYDSGYIQPVDFFGDGTRIPLIVVSKYSEGGHVSHEYGDHVSLMKFIEKNWDLPTISSRSRDNLPNPIQRESNPYVPTNSPAIGDLMDDFSFSHNR; encoded by the coding sequence GTGAAATCAAAACGTAAAATCAACGCCCCTAACGGGACATTGAAGTGTGGCGCGATGATGTTGATTGCGCTGCAAGTGTTTGCGGCAATGCCACAATCCGCTTACGCCCAGAATTCTGAGCCACACACGACGACGCCTATTAAGCACGTCATTGTTATCATCGGTGAAAACCGCACCTTCGATCATGTCTTCGCCACTTATACGCCCCGTGAAGGTGAAACCGTATCTAACCTGCTCTCAAAGGGCATCATCAGAGCAAACGGTAAGCCCGGCCCGAATTATGCTCTCTCTGCGCAGTTCTCGGCGCTGGACAGCACCACCGCAGGCAGTGGAACCTACACCAATAGCCCCCAATCCAAGAGCATCTATGGCGTCCTCCCAGCCGTACTCGCAGGCGGGCCGGAAGCTCCTACCGTCGCAGGCCCAGCTCCTTTCACCACGCTGAAGGTCGCAAAACTTGCCGACCATGGTCTCGCCAAAGCTTATGACCGGTTCCTACTCACAGGAGCGACTGGCATTCCCGCGGGACAAATCGATACACGCATCTCCAACGCCACTTATCTGCGCGAAGGCGTCTACCAACTCAGCGGGCCGAAGATGCCGTACGACGCCTACACCAACAGCCCCGTGCATCGCTTCTTCCAGATGTGGCAGCAGACCGACTGCAATGCCGACTACGCCACCTTCGACAATCCCAGCGGTTGCCAGAACGATCTGTTCCCTTGGGTTGAGGTCTCGGTCGGTACGGGCAGCAATGGTAATCCGCAGCCTAGCAACTTCGACGACACCACCACCGGCGAAGGTGCCACATCAATGGGCTTCTACAACATGGCGCAGGGCGATGCTCCTTATTTCAAGGAACTCGCAGATAAGTACACCATCAGCGACAACTTTCATCAGTCCGTCATGGGAGGCACAGGCGCCAACCACATCATGTTTGGTTTTGGTGATGCCATCTTCTATACCAATCCTCATGGAGTGGCCGTACGTCCCCCGACCAACCAGATTGAAAACCCCAACCCGCAGACATCCACCAATGACTACTACGATCAGGATGGCTATTCAGGCGGCAGCTACGTAAACTGCGGCGACATCAGCCAGCCGGGAGTGCCCGCCGTTACCAACTATCTCCAATCCCTTCAGCGTCCCATCAAAACAAACTGTGTGAAGGGCGACTACTACCTGGTAAACAATTACAACCCCGGCTACAACGGAGACGGAACTCTCGCCTCGCAGCTCTCTCCTTATACGATCCCGCCCACCAGCCAGAAGAGCATCGGCGATGACCTCGTGGCTCACCATGTTCCCTTCAAATACTTCGGCGAAGATTGGGACCTCTACGTTACCGATCCCACCGAATCCAACACCTTCGACGAGTACTGCAACATCTGTAATCCCTTCCAATATCAGACACAGTTTATGGGTACTCAGGCTGCCCGCCAACAATATATCGCGGACACAACTGAACTCTATGAGGACATTGACACCGGCAATCTGCCGCCTGTCTCCATCGTCAAGCCCAGCGGCTTCAATGACGGGCATCCGGCATCATCCAAACTCGATCTGTTCGAAGGCTTTACAAAAAAGATCATCGATCAGGTCAAGGCCAATCCTAAACTGTGGGACAACACCGCTATATTCATCACTGAAGATGAAGGCGGCGGATACTACGACTCGGGATACATTCAGCCCGTTGACTTCTTCGGTGATGGCACTCGTATTCCTCTCATTGTCGTCTCGAAGTACTCCGAAGGAGGTCATGTATCCCACGAATATGGTGATCATGTATCTCTCATGAAGTTCATCGAGAAGAACTGGGATCTTCCAACTATCAGCAGCCGTAGCCGTGACAATCTGCCGAATCCGATCCAGAGAGAGAGCAATCCGTATGTGCCGACCAATAGCCCAGCTATCGGCGACCTCATGGACGACTTCAGTTTCTCTCACAACCGCTAA
- a CDS encoding YncE family protein: MRIVRSASTLVGILFIVATVVAPSSATTPTTPHSFHIQDQWNIGGKGGWGFLAIDPAAHRLYIPRTNRISVVDTDTGKALGEIQGMSNLRDLALDDSGRYGYATDVTDGTAGFVRIFDRVSFKLIASIPTDPIPDAIIFDSATKLIFAFSYRARNVAVIDTSTNQIVSTIPLAGHPGSAIGDGKGGIFVALPARGEIQRIDAVSRKVTASWTLTPCTGPSGLAIDAQHHELFTTCEDHKLVAVDATNGQVKAIGDAPKDAGDLDFDPRLNLLFLADPAGSLTIFRRESPLRYTVLRSVNTEAGARTMVVNHKDGKAYLVTAKYGLNSGNVSEELRYRPTPIPGSFSVFVVSR; the protein is encoded by the coding sequence ATGCGCATCGTTCGCTCCGCCTCAACACTCGTCGGAATCCTCTTCATTGTGGCTACAGTAGTAGCTCCTTCAAGTGCAACTACCCCCACCACTCCTCACAGCTTTCACATTCAAGATCAATGGAACATCGGTGGCAAGGGCGGATGGGGCTTTCTCGCTATAGATCCTGCAGCCCATCGGCTCTATATTCCTCGCACAAATCGCATCTCTGTCGTCGATACCGATACCGGCAAAGCCTTGGGAGAGATTCAAGGTATGTCGAATCTGCGTGACCTCGCTCTTGATGACTCCGGTAGGTATGGCTACGCTACCGATGTCACCGACGGCACGGCAGGCTTTGTTCGCATCTTTGATCGCGTTTCTTTCAAATTGATCGCGTCTATTCCTACCGATCCTATTCCTGACGCCATCATCTTTGACTCTGCAACTAAGCTAATCTTTGCCTTCAGCTATCGCGCTCGCAACGTCGCAGTAATCGACACATCGACCAACCAGATCGTCTCGACAATTCCTCTTGCAGGTCACCCTGGTTCTGCCATAGGCGATGGCAAAGGTGGAATCTTCGTGGCACTTCCTGCTCGCGGTGAAATCCAGCGCATCGACGCAGTTTCGCGTAAAGTCACAGCATCATGGACTCTCACACCATGCACTGGGCCCTCCGGTCTTGCTATTGATGCTCAACACCACGAACTGTTCACCACCTGTGAAGATCACAAACTTGTCGCTGTCGATGCCACAAACGGGCAGGTCAAGGCCATCGGTGATGCTCCTAAGGACGCAGGCGATCTCGATTTCGATCCCCGGCTAAACCTGCTCTTCCTCGCTGATCCGGCGGGTTCACTCACTATATTTCGTCGCGAATCGCCGCTTCGCTATACCGTGCTGCGAAGCGTTAACACAGAGGCCGGGGCACGAACGATGGTCGTCAATCACAAGGATGGAAAAGCGTATCTGGTTACCGCCAAATATGGCCTCAACTCCGGAAACGTCTCCGAAGAACTGCGCTATCGTCCCACCCCTATTCCAGGAAGCTTCTCTGTCTTCGTTGTATCCCGTTAA
- a CDS encoding YdcF family protein, translated as MASTFKITGYRLMETPAPMFLRHFQIFFLAIAVLTPHNFAEVFPAKKPLPLHSVIEDKNFYLLSLFQTNTEISNVLASDKALEQLNSMRQQRLKLALQTCHQNSDCLLRPLTWADEDIQSVSIALTRIYQSNPDVRKIIDRELQESGAYVLYQQRGGQDLLVSAWVLCAHGLNDVLAVYGEGSRPRYPKIDSISFDTHSADFLERVTSLTEQISAVTDKLFFEPSLTAALQLLALNHRDEAGRFEPMQEKINKAALRSISSTHWDRYAFSVIVVPGEGPEDPNVALAEVGRKRTALAAEAYHAGKAPFILVSGGYVHPSQTHFAEAIEMKKALLRDYHVPEEAILVDPHARHTTTNMRNAVREIYRYGMPMNKPALVVSDPSQITYIQSQSLAERCRKELGYVPYKIVARPSNTSLIFLPSIESLQQNPMDPLDP; from the coding sequence GTGGCCTCCACATTCAAGATCACCGGATATCGTTTGATGGAGACCCCAGCGCCTATGTTCCTGCGCCATTTTCAGATTTTTTTCTTAGCCATTGCAGTTCTTACTCCTCATAATTTCGCGGAAGTATTTCCAGCAAAAAAGCCGCTACCGCTGCATTCTGTTATCGAGGACAAGAACTTTTACCTTCTATCGCTCTTCCAAACTAATACAGAAATCAGCAACGTATTAGCATCGGATAAAGCTCTTGAACAGCTAAATTCGATGCGACAGCAACGTCTAAAGCTGGCATTGCAGACCTGCCACCAGAATTCGGATTGTCTGTTACGGCCTCTTACGTGGGCCGATGAAGATATTCAGTCTGTCTCCATCGCACTGACCAGGATTTATCAGAGCAACCCGGATGTCAGGAAGATTATTGACCGCGAGCTGCAGGAGAGTGGAGCTTATGTGCTCTATCAACAGCGAGGAGGACAAGACCTTCTTGTAAGTGCGTGGGTGCTCTGCGCTCACGGGCTTAACGATGTGCTCGCAGTTTACGGCGAGGGAAGTCGGCCACGCTATCCGAAGATAGATTCCATATCTTTTGATACACATTCGGCTGATTTTCTGGAGCGCGTTACTTCACTTACAGAGCAGATATCTGCAGTAACGGACAAACTATTCTTTGAACCTTCTCTCACGGCTGCACTGCAGTTGCTGGCTTTGAATCATCGCGATGAGGCTGGCCGTTTTGAACCGATGCAGGAGAAGATTAATAAAGCTGCTCTTCGGTCTATCTCATCGACCCATTGGGACCGCTACGCGTTCTCAGTCATTGTGGTTCCAGGGGAAGGGCCGGAAGATCCAAATGTCGCTCTCGCCGAAGTTGGACGCAAACGGACTGCTTTGGCCGCTGAGGCATATCACGCTGGTAAAGCTCCTTTCATCCTGGTGTCAGGTGGGTATGTGCATCCATCGCAGACACATTTTGCAGAGGCAATAGAGATGAAAAAAGCACTTCTACGCGATTATCACGTTCCGGAAGAGGCAATTCTCGTAGATCCGCATGCTCGGCACACGACGACCAATATGCGCAACGCTGTACGAGAGATCTATCGATACGGTATGCCGATGAACAAACCAGCGCTTGTTGTCAGCGACCCTTCACAGATCACGTATATTCAGAGTCAATCCTTAGCAGAGCGTTGTCGGAAGGAGTTGGGCTATGTGCCGTATAAGATTGTCGCGCGGCCTTCAAATACCAGCCTTATCTTCTTGCCAAGCATCGAGTCTCTACAACAAAACCCTATGGATCCATTAGATCCATAG
- a CDS encoding TonB-dependent receptor, producing the protein MAAFPVASFAQANAVDAAVNGYVLDPSKSAISGAHNTLINVSTGVSQEVTTDGKGYYRFPLVPVGVYRLTTVADGFQTNTLQNIVLSVGQEARVDISLAVGSTAQTVEVEAGSDIVDTGTSTVGAVLDRKEIENLPILSRQAYNFLLLSPGVIGMPTSTFSTTQFTFGGTERSQWNLDGLDDTQHGGNRQIRLIIVTPEAIAQTQTLANGYSAEFGRAAGGQINVVLKSGTNQFHGSALGQWRPTDLQAIPTLATVQPDRSWYDEAFTLGGPIIKDRLFFFGQFENNPYTLPNAITITPANAAALGLPSNEIGTAPFGETYRTFVGKVDYTLNSKNSGYVRYARFTNHQPNNDSGLSIVDRGSRYVDHQNGGGVQLATVLSSTLLNELRFGTIQRDTGDFPVVSSSPAGSVLINISSVANIGFSPLTTTTTTERSTSVLDNLTWTRGRHTMKFGVEYDHELFANLSGTAPTFTFGGLAAQNGRPAVSALNQYLDTVAGKVDPATGLPFTYTNLTAYSGNPEVRIAFNFMNAFAQDEIRVTPNLNINVGARYEVILFPTFDPLAPYSLSRSVPNDYKDIAPRLGLTWSPFGNQKTTVHAAYGMYYDVPGLATFYNAAQVNGHRLLNYLVTGSTPGSPVFPTVPQFTGGAFQVPPSITAFDQNFHNTYQQQANMQVQQELGANFQLTIGYQFAGLRHGLYYADTNLTATGQTLADGRPVFAGTAHRPNASFGAINLVHSGTTSSFTGGFLTLQKRLSNGLEFTANYMYSHALDDNIGEGGSISDPTNLHRDYGNADSDIRHNLVLQGLYQPKLSESSLRWLNGFEISTITYMNSGFPINVTAGTDLNNDGVVNDRPLFESRNSFRGRGFSQVSAQVKRYFDIGEHVHLSAFIGAENLLNTNNLNCNTTTGCTGAVISTANSSDLFRETAAGTSRNVQIGASLKF; encoded by the coding sequence TTGGCAGCTTTTCCTGTTGCTTCGTTTGCACAGGCAAATGCTGTAGATGCTGCAGTAAACGGCTACGTCTTAGATCCTTCGAAAAGTGCGATCTCAGGCGCCCATAACACGCTCATCAATGTCAGCACTGGAGTTTCTCAGGAAGTGACGACCGACGGGAAGGGGTATTACCGCTTTCCGCTCGTGCCGGTAGGAGTTTACCGTCTTACTACGGTGGCTGATGGATTCCAGACAAATACGCTCCAGAATATTGTGCTCAGTGTTGGTCAGGAAGCGAGAGTGGATATCTCTTTGGCTGTAGGAAGTACCGCGCAGACGGTTGAGGTCGAGGCCGGTTCGGATATTGTAGACACTGGAACTTCAACCGTGGGCGCAGTGCTTGACCGCAAGGAGATTGAAAATCTGCCGATCCTGTCGCGCCAGGCATACAACTTCCTCCTCCTTTCGCCTGGTGTCATTGGAATGCCAACGAGTACGTTCTCGACAACTCAGTTTACCTTTGGCGGAACAGAGCGCTCTCAATGGAACCTCGATGGTCTTGATGATACCCAGCATGGAGGGAACCGACAGATCCGCCTCATCATCGTGACTCCTGAAGCGATTGCACAAACGCAGACTCTAGCCAATGGCTATTCTGCCGAATTTGGAAGGGCAGCAGGCGGACAGATCAACGTGGTTTTGAAGTCAGGGACTAACCAGTTTCACGGCTCGGCACTTGGGCAGTGGCGCCCCACCGACTTGCAAGCAATCCCCACGCTCGCTACTGTCCAGCCCGATCGTAGCTGGTATGACGAAGCCTTTACTTTGGGGGGGCCGATCATCAAAGACAGGCTCTTCTTCTTCGGGCAGTTCGAAAACAACCCTTACACCCTTCCGAATGCCATCACCATCACTCCTGCCAATGCTGCCGCACTTGGATTGCCCAGTAATGAGATTGGCACCGCACCTTTCGGAGAGACCTACCGCACCTTCGTCGGTAAAGTGGACTATACGCTGAACTCGAAGAATAGCGGTTATGTTCGCTATGCACGTTTCACCAACCATCAACCTAATAACGATAGCGGCCTTAGTATTGTAGATCGCGGCTCTCGCTACGTTGACCATCAGAACGGGGGCGGAGTTCAATTGGCTACCGTGCTATCGAGTACGCTACTCAACGAACTTCGATTTGGCACCATTCAACGCGATACTGGAGATTTTCCGGTTGTCAGCAGCTCACCTGCGGGAAGCGTCTTGATCAATATCAGCAGCGTTGCAAATATTGGTTTCAGCCCCCTGACCACCACGACTACAACCGAACGTAGTACAAGTGTGCTCGACAATCTGACCTGGACACGTGGACGTCACACCATGAAATTTGGAGTGGAGTATGACCACGAACTTTTTGCGAATCTCTCGGGAACTGCGCCTACCTTTACCTTCGGTGGACTTGCTGCGCAGAACGGACGTCCTGCTGTCAGCGCTCTTAACCAATATCTGGATACTGTCGCCGGAAAGGTAGACCCTGCAACTGGGCTGCCTTTCACATATACAAACCTTACCGCATACAGTGGTAATCCCGAAGTTCGCATTGCCTTCAACTTCATGAATGCATTTGCGCAGGACGAGATTCGTGTTACTCCCAATCTGAATATCAATGTCGGTGCACGCTATGAGGTTATCCTCTTTCCGACCTTCGATCCTCTTGCTCCTTATTCGCTTTCGCGTAGCGTACCCAATGACTACAAAGATATTGCACCGCGGCTCGGACTGACATGGTCTCCATTTGGAAACCAAAAGACGACTGTCCACGCAGCCTATGGTATGTACTACGATGTACCCGGCCTGGCAACTTTTTATAACGCGGCGCAAGTGAATGGACATCGCTTGCTGAACTATCTGGTGACAGGCAGTACGCCAGGGTCGCCCGTCTTTCCTACCGTTCCGCAGTTCACTGGCGGTGCCTTTCAGGTTCCTCCCAGCATTACTGCCTTCGATCAGAACTTTCACAATACTTACCAGCAGCAAGCCAATATGCAGGTTCAACAGGAGCTTGGAGCAAACTTTCAACTTACTATCGGCTATCAGTTCGCAGGACTGCGTCATGGACTTTACTATGCGGATACAAATTTGACTGCGACGGGCCAGACACTCGCCGATGGGCGACCGGTCTTCGCTGGCACTGCTCATCGTCCCAACGCTAGCTTTGGAGCTATTAATCTTGTTCATTCGGGAACGACGTCCAGTTTCACTGGCGGCTTTCTTACGTTGCAAAAGCGGCTTTCAAATGGTCTCGAGTTCACCGCCAACTATATGTACTCGCATGCGCTTGATGACAACATTGGAGAGGGGGGAAGCATCAGCGATCCTACCAACCTCCATCGCGACTATGGCAATGCAGACAGTGATATTCGTCATAATCTCGTTCTTCAGGGACTTTATCAACCCAAGCTGAGCGAGTCGTCCTTGCGTTGGCTCAATGGTTTTGAAATCTCCACAATTACCTACATGAACTCTGGATTTCCTATCAATGTGACGGCCGGCACAGATCTCAACAATGATGGTGTCGTCAATGATCGGCCTCTCTTTGAAAGCCGCAACAGTTTTCGCGGGCGGGGATTCTCTCAGGTAAGCGCACAGGTCAAACGCTACTTTGATATAGGTGAGCATGTTCATCTCTCCGCGTTCATCGGGGCGGAGAACCTTCTCAATACCAACAATCTGAATTGCAACACCACCACAGGATGCACCGGCGCCGTCATCAGTACGGCAAACTCAAGCGACCTGTTTCGAGAAACCGCTGCGGGTACTTCACGCAACGTACAGATCGGAGCAAGCTTGAAGTTTTAA
- a CDS encoding AraC family transcriptional regulator, with amino-acid sequence MQHDHGDRPLMDGDRARIWRHAGLDGVELFQGSYQNYEFARHFHRVPAIGVVDRGAMSFYCRSANHVLGRGTVLLLNPGETHAPSPADSLGWSFRVFYLDKTFLKSMASDASMQTLRFKQPFVEDRELASSLFRLHVALERDGDRLHFESLLCSIFSRAVERYSESVNRDAEPELDKTSIGTALQYMEANYRQNLSLAELAALSPYGASHFLRMFKEIVGLTPRDYLTQFRIEMATSLLQLGMPLVDVAYMAGFTDQSHFTKKFKRVLGVTPGQYMFMAKTSGTSR; translated from the coding sequence GTGCAACATGATCACGGCGACAGGCCGCTGATGGATGGCGACCGTGCGCGAATCTGGAGACATGCGGGTCTCGATGGGGTGGAACTTTTTCAGGGCTCGTACCAGAACTACGAGTTTGCACGACACTTTCATCGGGTTCCTGCAATCGGTGTGGTGGACCGCGGGGCGATGAGCTTCTACTGCCGAAGCGCAAATCATGTGCTCGGAAGGGGAACGGTACTGCTGTTGAATCCGGGGGAGACTCATGCTCCTTCGCCGGCAGATTCATTAGGGTGGAGCTTTCGGGTGTTCTACCTGGACAAGACGTTTCTTAAGTCGATGGCGTCGGATGCCTCGATGCAGACCCTGAGATTCAAGCAGCCTTTTGTGGAGGATCGCGAACTGGCCTCCAGCCTCTTTCGGCTTCACGTTGCACTGGAGAGAGACGGCGACAGGCTGCACTTTGAATCTCTGCTTTGCTCCATCTTTTCACGTGCGGTTGAGCGATACTCCGAGTCTGTAAATCGTGATGCTGAACCGGAGCTCGACAAAACGTCGATTGGGACGGCGCTGCAGTATATGGAAGCGAATTATAGGCAGAATCTCAGCCTGGCAGAGCTTGCCGCTCTCTCGCCGTATGGAGCTTCTCATTTTCTGAGGATGTTTAAAGAGATCGTCGGCTTGACCCCACGAGACTATCTGACGCAGTTTCGTATTGAGATGGCAACATCGCTTCTGCAGTTGGGTATGCCACTTGTCGATGTTGCCTATATGGCGGGATTCACTGACCAGAGCCACTTCACCAAGAAGTTCAAACGTGTTCTGGGAGTAACACCGGGCCAGTACATGTTCATGGCAAAGACGTCGGGAACGTCGAGGTAA